A genomic window from Micromonospora ferruginea includes:
- a CDS encoding peptidylprolyl isomerase: MTSTRDRQRAAARARLEREMAERSGKARKRRQTQAIVGAAAVLVLVVAGTIWLATSLGGDDDKKQAGAGAGFAQCAYTEVPKQGRPAQIKDVGLPPAQQANKGSQTMTIDTNLGPITAKLDRAAVPCTAGSFTHLAGKGFFDNTKCHRLVTEGIKVLQCGDPSATGKGWRDTDGTGGPSYNLAEENLPTNKRPPYPEGVIAMANSGQPGSTGSQFFIVYGDSQLDPNYTVLGTITAGMDVVKQVAAAGDDGAFAKQAGGGHPKKEITMTKVSMSPIEG, encoded by the coding sequence GTGACCTCCACGAGAGACCGCCAGCGGGCGGCGGCGCGGGCCCGGCTCGAACGGGAGATGGCCGAGCGGTCCGGCAAGGCCCGCAAGCGCCGGCAGACGCAGGCGATCGTCGGCGCCGCGGCCGTGCTGGTGCTCGTGGTGGCCGGCACGATCTGGCTCGCCACGTCGCTCGGCGGTGACGACGACAAGAAGCAGGCCGGGGCCGGCGCCGGGTTCGCCCAGTGCGCCTACACCGAGGTGCCGAAGCAGGGCCGCCCGGCGCAGATCAAGGACGTCGGGCTGCCGCCGGCGCAGCAGGCGAACAAGGGCAGCCAGACGATGACGATCGACACCAACCTGGGGCCGATCACCGCCAAGCTCGACCGGGCCGCGGTGCCCTGCACCGCGGGCAGCTTCACCCACCTGGCCGGCAAGGGCTTCTTCGACAACACCAAGTGCCACCGGCTGGTCACCGAGGGCATCAAGGTGTTGCAGTGCGGCGACCCGAGCGCGACCGGCAAGGGCTGGCGGGACACCGACGGCACCGGCGGGCCGAGCTACAACCTGGCCGAGGAGAACCTGCCCACCAACAAGCGTCCGCCGTACCCGGAGGGCGTCATCGCGATGGCCAACTCCGGCCAGCCCGGCAGCACCGGCAGCCAGTTCTTCATCGTGTACGGCGACTCCCAGCTCGACCCGAACTACACGGTGCTGGGCACCATCACCGCCGGCATGGACGTGGTGAAGCAGGTCGCCGCGGCCGGTGACGACGGCGCCTTCGCCAAGCAGGCAGGCGGTGGTCACCCGAAGAAGGAGATCACCATGACCAAGGTGAGCATGAGCCCGATCGAGGGCTGA